A stretch of the Conexibacter woesei Iso977N genome encodes the following:
- a CDS encoding TetR family transcriptional regulator: protein MPRGRRPGESGSKDDILRSARAAFARDGYQGASLRGIARDAEVDVALISHFFRSKAGLFGAVVEWPFDPDAAVAAMLAGGRREVGARIAGVFVGHWRQEATRSPILALMQASITDATAAALLREFLSTKLLMPLLAELRADHRELRAGLISAQLQGLGISRYVTGQLAQDAVSDEQVIAAVGPALQRYATGRLD, encoded by the coding sequence ATGCCACGAGGACGACGACCGGGCGAGAGCGGTTCGAAGGACGACATCCTGCGTTCGGCGCGGGCGGCGTTCGCGCGCGACGGCTACCAGGGCGCGTCGCTGCGCGGGATCGCCCGCGACGCGGAGGTCGACGTCGCGCTGATCTCGCACTTCTTCAGGTCCAAGGCGGGGCTGTTCGGCGCGGTCGTGGAGTGGCCGTTCGACCCGGACGCCGCGGTCGCCGCGATGCTCGCGGGCGGCCGCCGCGAGGTCGGCGCGCGGATCGCGGGGGTGTTCGTCGGCCACTGGCGCCAGGAGGCGACGCGCTCGCCGATCCTGGCGCTGATGCAGGCGTCGATCACCGACGCGACCGCCGCCGCGCTGCTGCGCGAGTTCCTGAGCACGAAGCTGCTGATGCCCCTGCTCGCCGAGCTGCGCGCCGACCACCGCGAGCTGCGCGCGGGCCTGATCTCCGCCCAGCTGCAGGGCCTCGGGATCAGCCGCTACGTCACCGGCCAGCTCGCGCAGGACGCGGTCAGCGACGAGCAGGTGATCGCTGCGGTCGGCCCGGCGCTGCAGCGCTACGCGACGGGCAGGCTGGACTAG
- a CDS encoding ABC transporter substrate-binding protein, producing the protein MPARRACLAALCGLALLLAAGCGSGDGSSNGTGGRKTVQLALDFTPNAVHAPIYAATRTGADARHHVRLVIRQPGSGPDALKLVAAGKLDMGILDISDLAIARQQHIDVVGVGELVTKPLAALITRDDVARPRDLEGRSVGVSGLPSDPAFLNAIISHDGGDFSKVRQITIGFNSVTAILAKKVQGVPVFWNAEGVALRERGVRTHEFRVDDYGAPAYPEVILVTARKTLQREPGVIKDTLSAIADGERAVQADPDAATRQIAKASSTDDTRLIGAQIAAVRPVLSPTLQLDRPVIEQWADFATKLGLVKARPDVGTMFDFSVLGAAKS; encoded by the coding sequence ATGCCCGCCCGTCGCGCGTGCCTCGCCGCCCTCTGCGGCCTGGCGCTCCTGCTCGCGGCCGGCTGCGGCTCCGGCGACGGCTCGTCCAACGGGACGGGCGGCCGGAAGACCGTGCAGCTGGCCCTCGACTTCACCCCCAACGCCGTCCACGCGCCGATCTACGCGGCCACGCGCACGGGGGCGGACGCGCGACATCACGTCCGGCTGGTGATCCGCCAGCCGGGGTCCGGGCCGGACGCGCTGAAGCTGGTCGCCGCGGGGAAGCTCGACATGGGCATCCTCGACATCTCCGACCTCGCGATCGCGCGCCAGCAGCACATCGACGTCGTCGGCGTCGGCGAGCTGGTGACCAAGCCGCTGGCCGCGCTGATCACCCGCGACGACGTCGCGCGGCCGCGCGACCTCGAGGGCAGGTCGGTCGGCGTGTCCGGCCTGCCGTCCGATCCGGCGTTCCTCAACGCCATCATCTCGCACGACGGCGGCGACTTCTCCAAGGTCAGGCAGATCACGATCGGCTTCAACTCCGTGACCGCGATCCTGGCCAAGAAGGTGCAGGGCGTCCCGGTGTTCTGGAACGCCGAGGGCGTCGCGCTGCGCGAGCGCGGCGTCAGGACCCACGAGTTCCGGGTCGACGACTACGGCGCGCCCGCCTACCCCGAGGTCATCCTCGTCACCGCGCGCAAGACGCTGCAGCGCGAGCCGGGCGTGATCAAGGACACGTTGTCGGCGATCGCCGACGGCGAGCGCGCCGTGCAGGCCGACCCGGACGCCGCGACCAGGCAGATCGCCAAGGCCTCCTCGACCGACGACACCAGGTTGATCGGCGCGCAGATCGCGGCCGTGCGCCCGGTGCTCTCCCCCACGCTGCAGCTGGACCGCCCGGTGATCGAGCAGTGGGCGGACTTCGCGACGAAGCTCGGCTTGGTGAAGGCCCGGCCGGACGTCGGGACGATGTTCGACTTCAGCGTCCTGGGCGCCGCGAAGAGCTAG
- a CDS encoding queuosine salvage family protein yields the protein MPPSLPERVRTASAEITAQAEHVRVVDGVDSAADGVVGFDPARHPLEGDREHVARYVLVIDTINFGSGWFSTLRHGETEAMTDALTAFARAEGIWWDALPSLTAGDVAAVLDEDPDHELMGYYAQALNELGTWAAGRDALDLVALAGGSAAAFAELLAIELSFYADEPFYKRAQIAANDLVLAGAAEFRDIDDLTVFADNFLPHVLRLDGVLEYDPALAARIDAGELLEAGGAEERELRACTITACERLARRAGVPPRILDNWLWNRALEAGYASRPAHRCRTIYY from the coding sequence ATGCCGCCGAGCCTGCCCGAGCGCGTCCGGACCGCCTCCGCGGAGATCACCGCGCAGGCGGAGCACGTCCGCGTTGTTGATGGGGTCGACAGCGCCGCCGACGGCGTCGTCGGGTTCGACCCCGCGCGCCACCCGCTGGAGGGCGACCGCGAGCACGTCGCCCGCTACGTGCTGGTGATCGACACCATCAACTTCGGCTCGGGCTGGTTCTCGACCCTGCGCCACGGCGAGACCGAGGCGATGACCGACGCGCTGACCGCCTTCGCGCGCGCCGAGGGGATCTGGTGGGACGCGCTGCCGTCGCTCACGGCAGGCGACGTCGCCGCCGTCCTCGACGAGGACCCCGACCACGAGTTGATGGGGTACTACGCGCAGGCGCTGAACGAGCTCGGCACCTGGGCCGCCGGCCGCGACGCGCTCGACCTCGTCGCGCTCGCCGGCGGCTCGGCGGCAGCCTTCGCCGAGCTGCTCGCCATCGAGTTGTCGTTCTACGCCGACGAGCCGTTCTACAAGCGCGCGCAGATCGCCGCCAACGACCTCGTCCTCGCCGGCGCCGCGGAGTTCCGAGACATCGACGACCTCACCGTGTTCGCCGACAACTTCCTCCCGCACGTCCTGCGCCTGGACGGCGTCCTGGAGTACGACCCCGCGCTGGCCGCGCGCATCGACGCGGGCGAGCTGCTCGAGGCGGGCGGCGCCGAGGAGCGCGAGCTGCGCGCCTGCACGATCACCGCCTGCGAGCGCCTGGCGCGGCGCGCCGGCGTCCCGCCCCGGATCCTCGACAACTGGCTCTGGAACCGCGCGCTCGAAGCGGGCTACGCGTCCCGCCCCGCGCACCGCTGCCGCACGATCTACTACTAG